DNA sequence from the Lycium barbarum isolate Lr01 chromosome 5, ASM1917538v2, whole genome shotgun sequence genome:
gggccgggacacgttatatatgtttatatgatgttatacGACTTGGCCTgcatcatctatgctttgacattacttttctgaggtctcggataaggtattcaccttttgtacttcggactctgactatagctccgtctgtCTTATTCTGGATCTAcgactccgagtatgattctgctatCTATATCTGTGTACCTCCGGCTCTGATTGTGATCCTGACAGTTATCATTCTCTACTTCtgttcttgattatgattttatttgttgcatttccgctttacatactcggtacattttccgtactgaccccctgttcttcggggggctgcgttacatgcccgcaggtacagacgctccttttgatacgccaccggcttaggacacctgttccgctacttgggagtgctcctgttgatccggagcttatattttggtatatatcttctgttgttttcatcttctgtacatatggtcatttggggtacggcggggccctgtcccgtcatatgattctgttatgtctgttagaggcctgtagacatgtctgtgggttatggtctttctgtagggttatgtgtatatgttgtttgggcgatcccatacgccgaggcggccggtccgcatatgtttatacgttgctttgttagccctgtgtggcctttgatggtgtttgctgtgtacagggctattttggatagtctgtaaaacaaaggaaactctgccgaaattttctagaaattatctaaatttggaatatagccttgtcggcttctgctatacatttgaatacatttgatagatgggtttggggtgcccagatcgggcaccagtcacggcctacggggttgggtcgtgacacaaactaTGTGCAGTTTCAACAATAGTATCAAGTACATCCATTATTGTACCAAATTGAAGAATAAAACAATTAAAAGATTTGAAGTGAGATCCCCAACGAGTATCACAAGCTCTAGAAATACCAAGTTCTTGATGCAAGCCCCTACCAGTTTTAAGCTCGCCCTTTTCTAAAGCCTCTTGAATTCTTTTCCTTTGAGATTCTCGATATTCATCCATACGTTTATAAGAAGCCACCAACACATTCAAAATATCTGAAACCAAATGTACAAGTTCTCCCACTTGAAGACATTTTTTTGAAACACCAACAAGAGTTAATTGAAGTTGATGAGCAAAACAATGAATGGGATGAGCCGATCTACTTTCTTTCTTAATCAACATTTTAAGGCCATTGATATCACCTTGCATATTACTTGCTCCATCATAGCATTGTCCACGCACACAAGATAGACTCAAGGAATGTTGAGAAAGTAAATTGACAATTGCACCTTTTAAAGCTAAGGCACTAGTATTTTTAACATGAACAATGTCAAGAAGTCGCTCCATCACAAATCCCCTTCTATCAACATATCGTAAAACAACCGCCATTTGCTCCTTGCGTGATACATCAAAAGATTCATCAACCAATAAGGAAAAATAGTCACCATTTAATTCCTTTATGATACCCTTAATTGTTTCAATCTTGCAAGCAAGCACAATTTCTTTTTGAATCATTGGACAAGTCATTTGATCATTTTGAGGAGCCTTTTCCAATACAAAGCTACGAATTTTATCACACTCTTGAGCATAAAATGAAagaatttcaaaaaaattaccTCTGTTAAGCGATGCTTTAGATTCATCATGACCCCGAAATGCCAATCCTTGTTTCACAAGAAGTCTCACTACACGAATTGAAGCTGCTAAGCGAATCTTATATCCATGCTTATCTTGATTAAGTTGCTTATCAAATGCAGCATGAATAGATTGTTGTTGCCGCATTAGATCTTCACATTTTCTTTTTGATTGACTATGGATGCTATTCGGCCCACCAATATGTTTTGCCAAACTATCCTTTTTGTTCCAATTCCTAAACCCCAAACCAGACCATACATTACCTCCACCTTGACGATTGCTATTGGCCTTAAATAAATAACAATACAAACAATAGGCCGCATCTTTACTTAGACTATATTCTAACCAATCAGGAAATTCAACATACCAATCACGATTGAAACGACGCATATCTCCAGAAATCAACGTTTGAGGAAAAACTTTCAATTGAGGTTGACAAGGACGTTTTTGAAGATAATCTCTTCTAATAGCATCACGATGATTTGGATGAAAGTCCAAGATCTGAGTTCTTTCACCTGGATCAGCCTCTAAAGAACTTAAATCGAACTCTTGAGAAAATTGCAATGGTGCTACTAAATGATTCACATTTTCTTCCCGATTTGATTGACTATGATAGCCTGAACTTGAATTTGATACCTTGGTGAAATACTTCTTCATTGACTCTTGAATCTGTATAAGATAGTTGATTCATTACATAAATATCTTAATGTAAATCCAACATTAGACACTTAACATTTAACAACTGTGAGTCTAAAGAATAATCTCACCATGAATTCATTGCATTATTATGAGATCTTGGACATAATGATGAATAACTAATAATGAGCCTGATTTTCCCATTAATTCAAAGGATCATACCTAATTTAAGCATAAGGCTGTCTTTTTTCAACTGACCATGTGTCCATGTCTGACATATCTTAATAAACTCTTTATGCCACTTTTAAGTTTGCTTTACAGAATAATCTTATTATACTATCAAAAGTTTAAACCTTATCTGTGGACCATATTAGAAAAAGGACACCAATACGCAAAATCAATATAACATTAACATGATTCAGTTATCAATATTCACAATGATTTAAAATCTTGCAAGAATATGTTGCTAAGTTTCTTACCAGTTGTTCAGTCACCAAAGAAAGCTACTGTAGTCGGAAACAAATTTCGGCTGGCCGGCGGTGATCTGATGGCTGGGGCGGTGATTTGTAGATTGTGAGTTGTTATCCCCAAGTTTTGGTGGAACCGTGAAAACAAGATTTTATTTTGGGAACTGATTTTGACTTTTGGAGTTTTGGGATTAAAAATCCCTATTCCACCAcgtttaagaaaaagaaaaaaaaataagagcaCCAAAACGGTGCAGTTTCTTTTGCAGAAGTTAAATGGCAAAAATAATAAGAGCCTATAAACTTTAAAAATATGCTGTCCCTCAGGTTTGAACCCGGGACTCAGAGGTatttttgaacaccctgaaaCCACTGAGCTATCCTTTTCTTTGTTGTGAGGGTgttcaaaatatatatatctgcATAAATTCAGAAAATTTACCTTATATCTACAGTGAAATATTtcgccgagggtgttcgggtgaacaccctagGCTACCCATAAATCCGCCCCTGGACATAACATATTGCTAGAGAAGAAATATAAAGTCAAAAGTAGTTGTAGTTGTGAAAGAAAGTGATTTCCACTAAAAAAACAAAATGAGGGAAATGTTCATCACCCCCTTTCCAAATGcagaagaaaaaaattgaaacttgGAACTTAAAAATGACGAATGAGAGTTTCTAAGTTGAACAATGGTGAATTGAAGCCCTCTTTAACAAGAACAATAAAGAAAGCCTAATTAGGTTTTTTTTATCGTTAGGTGGTACAACCTGCTCTTTCACACTCCTTTAATTTGTGTATCACACGCACATAAGTCTCATCAAACTAACTGATACCATATATTCATGGTCAATAGTCAGAGGCGTTTGTAACATGTGATACCCTtgactaggggtgtacaaagcaaaccgacaaatcgcaccaaatcgataatccgaaccaaaccgagaaaaaaatccgactagtggtttggtttgacttggtttggttttaaaaagaaaaacccgaacactattggtttggtttggttttaactaaaaaaagtcaaaccgaatcaaaccaacctgacattacatttataaaatttcaaacacattttatacatagaaatatttatttataatgtaatttataaatgtttctttcactttttcataattttttgtcttttaacatattatttcaagcttggaattagacttttgaatggtttaataagttttatagcccaatgatattagtaactcaaataaaactctaacaaaaatcaaatcaatattaatgctaacaaaagaaattcatatctaacactggaatgacaataattttgatatctattcttttgttttatattagtttagaaagtgaaaatgcataacttaattttatttttttctttaatatttagtcatgtaattaatacttagtagccatacttattttagcaacttagtacttttagattatgatcattttttacatgccttataaattagttgtatttattgtagcatgacttagtacttttagattatgataattttattttaggcaatttcattaatttttttcattgaatattttagtacaatgtcatctctcatcacgttttgtgttattttcttaataaatatcttaattagatcgttgtatcttactaggactaaagaaatatttgaagtataagttatatgttttgtatgaagactttacccggaaaaacccgaaaaaaccgagaaaacccgaggttgaaaaacccgacttttgttggtttggtttggtttatagatttaaaaattcaatgcaattggtttggtttggtctttaaaaaactcgaaccaacccggtccatgtacacccctaccctTGACTAAAGGTGTTCAAAAGAGAAAACTAAGAGTTGTGGGCTAATTTTGCAAAGCATTACAAGTTGAGATGTCATTTTATTAAGCATTAAGTCAAAGAAAATCAAATCAATAGGAAATTTGCTCGGGCTAAAAATAAGATTTATCTCCTGGATCAAAGTTGAAAAAATAATGTTCAACAGCAAAGCACTCAGCAAACGTATTCTTTATTTCcctttcgcttttcgagagttgATTTGACTAAATTTTAAAACTAAATTGGATTAGGTTAACTCAATAATTTACctaaattagattagattaactcaagctaaattggattagacataaattcaatttaccaaacacacccttaatgaAGAAGAAAAACAGATAAGTTCATAAATTTAGAGAATTCCAGGAATTAAATTTTCAAAAGTCCATTGATTAAATAACAAATAGAGTTGGTATGGTGAAAAGAGAAGTgatcatatatacataccgttACTAGTACCCTGAGACGCATGATTGAGGAAATTGTGTGTGGAATACCTCAAATAACAACCAGCAATCAAAGCTCTACCATCCCTATTAGGCAAACATTGTTTAATAACTTCACTTGCCTTGTCCAAACATTCTTTGCAACCTTGTTTATTCACTGTTCTCCAACACTCTGCCAATCCATAAACTCCGTCCAATTGCGCCACTGCATATCCACCATTCGCAATTGCTGTTTTCGTCACCTTTTCGATCAAATTGACCAATTTATCTTGACTAGTAGTAGCGAGCGCCTTCCCAAGTGAGCTGCTACAGTTGACTTTATCTAAAGCATTATCAGTAGCTTCGTCGACGAAGTTGTAGTGATCATAACGGAGGAAACAGCCATCAAGATATATACGACCGGAGACAGCAGGGAGGCAACGAGGGAGCTTGGCACAACTTGTAAGGAAGCATTGAATACAATCATTGTGTGGAAGATCTTGGTAACAGTTTGCTAGAGCATATATCGAGATGTCTGTTGAATTAATAGCATAACTGCCCCATCCATTTTCGCTCACAAGTTGTGTCACAACTCGCATTTCTTTAGCGTACTGTTGGATGATAACGGATGGTGATGTCATGTTCCTGCCACATACAGACCCTGCTTCGGAAATCCGAGGATTGGCATCAATATTGTCTAAACAAAAATTTGCCAAGAAAATGATGACACATTTTAGAAAAAAAGGAAAACTAATTGAGCCTGTGAATTGCATCTAAATCCAAAACAGAAAATGGTTGTTAGAAGATTAGAGGAAGAAGAGAGAACTAAGAGATACGGAGAATAAATGCAATTTATTAGGTGTTTTTGTTCCCAATGATTAGCACTTTACAGCCAAATTTTCCACCTCTTTAGACGATTAATATTAAAAGTCTCTGTCTGCTTCAGCCCCACTCAAATTTTATAACTTTTTCTTTATAAGTCTATCAAAATAGTGTTTGTCTTTACCATATTCTTTAATCCTTAATTACCTACTTCCTACGATATCTAATACACTTGTTTAATACTAAATCGCATTAATAGCTTATTTTGGCTAAATTTTTAAAatcagtttattttaaaaaaatatttttttttaaaatgtgttctttaaaaaaaattacttttgatGAGAATCAGTTTGTGTTTGTTAAtttaaaaacacttttgagcagaAATTAGTATTTGACTAAACTTTTAAAAAGTATATTTTATCAAAAGCGCTTTTCAGAACTGTGTTTTTaaggaaaaatgattttttttagcttataaaaaACAGTTGATGTAACACCCAGAACTgtagggctgttcacagttttggttaaaaccaaaaccaaaccgaaaatttaaccaaaccgaataaaataaccgacatttggtttagtttggtttggtttggttttaaatttgaaaaaccgataatatttggtttggttatggttatagtaaaaaataaccgaaccaaaccgataattatatacataaaatttataattatttttatgtataatattagcttttcataaataattaaagatattttataccttttcattattaatttaattttggtctacttatttttaaggcctatgtcttaaaagaatatgtccaacaatccaagcctaactctaataagtcgtaagcataagggttgtttgtattttgaaacctctgtttgacttgttcttttgaatctaaactgcgttgcaagtttggtccacctgatttgccaacagcgtgtctttccctcaatatgcagcaaagttcacccttgtgggctatgaggaaaaaagagtttcataagaaatttgaagaatgtagagagagaatatttgaattgtcacggctagtcataaaccgaaaaaccgaaccaaaccgaaccaaaccgacaataaccaaaccggtggttattattttacttggtttggttatggttttagacatttaaaaaccgactaaattggtttggttatggttttaatcaataaccgacccaaaccgaaccatgaacacccctacccagaagcactcattttttttttttcaaaagtttgaccaaacacttcactcttttaaaataaacactttttgaaaaaatatatatacacttttTGCCTCCTAAAAACTTGAACAAACAGGCTATTAATCTTTACCATGTTCTCTAATAATTACCTACTCCTACAATATCTAATATAGTTGTTTATTACTAAGTCATGGTCAATTAAGTTGTTTCACGGTTGAAAGTGCCACGACCCTTAAGTCATTTTAGTGGTGCTATCAGGAAGTTTCTACCTCCCATGTGCGCCAATAATAAACACGCTTTTGCCCAAAATAACGATGAAAATATagttactccctccatttcaattttttttttttaactttttatacACTCCTTAAGAAATAGTACTATTAATTAGGGGATATTTAATTAACTTTACATTATTTATATCTAAGCTATAATCTATCTCCATtaaatatttactttatttatATATTATCTTCATTAATGATAAAATTCTACTAAAAGCAAATggggaaaaaataattaattgtgctttaaacttttaaaacgataaataatttgagataattaattttataatcaCGATAGATAATTTGAAACGAAGGAAGTACATAATTAAAATGAGATATCAAACAAAGGAAAATTGTCCAAACCATTAAATAGTAAGACTTGATGCGTATACCTTTGGCTTTTGGGTAAGGTCAAGACTTATACGTTACTAATGACATCTTGGCTTCCAGAAGCAATAAGTATAGTTGGGGTGAAAGTCATTTTTCACCtccaatttattttaaaaatcaaACACTTTCCCGACTTTAAACAATACTAGTAAAGAATAGCCGTGTTGTGCACGGGCCTAATAAAATTGCTAAATATTGAAGTATTGGTTTTCTTGTTATAAAAAAAACATCATAACTTTGTTAGTCAGAAGTATTAGCTGAAAAATAAAGTTTAAAAGGAGTTTCCCTCATGATCATAATTAGTATGAATTATTATTTAAAGTGacatttttttgtgatttttcggaagaatgaaattttaagtTCACTTTAATTCATTCATCAATAATTAAATATATGATGACAAAAAAAACATGAATATCATTCTCAAATAATTTGTAAGCATAACAAAATAGAAATTATAATCACAaattaagattttgatttaagtacTTCAAGGTATATAAAGTATAGGGTAAGACCTTAAAATATGGACTTATTTTAGTTGTAATAATTGATTTTTGAAAACTTGGTGAGCAGAAAAATAATTGAGATCTACAAATATACACTAAATTAGACAGTATATTTAAATATCAAGACCACGAGGGGTTTGAATTAGAAAAACAAATGCTGCAACTGATATGTGTGCAATGTAAATTTTCGTTGGGGCCCAAAATTTCAAAAGAAGTCATGCTGTACTTCTTGGAAACAGGGAAGGCTAGCTGGTCCAATAGTTTTGTCCATGATGGAAAAGGTATGTACATAAAATGTTTAGTTACAACAGTAATAAAGCATAAACATTACAAATCCGTGACTTTTctagcataaaaaaaaaaatttaatcaaactagtacaaaaaaaaatatacattagtaggtttcacgcacgaattcaGGAGGCCTAACATCTAAAAGTGTCAGGAAAATtaacctttcacgcacagaaactGTGCGCGAAAGGCTTTTATCCTTTCACGCagtaatttcgtgcgtgaaaaggCCTCCCTCCCCCAACACCTTGATTTGAcaatgcattatttgaccgttttaacacgacttgtattgcgcaccattttaatgcgcaatgtaacaccacgcatgacaatttcaggaatctatgacacataaagctttgatttgacaatacgttgctgcattatttgaccgttttaacacgacttgtattgcacaccattttaatgcgcaatctaagtattgatttgacaacacaccacgcatgacaatttcaggaatctatgacacataaagccttgatttgacaatacgttgctgcattatttgaccgttttaacacgacttgtattgcgcatcattttaatgcgcaatctaagcattgatttgacaacacaccacgcatgacaatttcaggaatctatgacacataaaaccttgatttgacaatacattgctgcattatttgaccgttttaacacgacttgtattgcgcaccattttaatgcgcaatctaagtgttgatttgacaacacaccacgcattacAATTCTGAGTGgtctatttaacttgaaggcttgacgagcgaaaaactcatcaacttctaagtcttacaagtcattaaaaaaaaaccaaaggatctcaacaaagatcgatgctaccttgcaaagggaatgttgttcgcatccaaaaaggcgttgcaacgggctatcaaaatttattgttttaaggacatgagggagtttaaggttgatcagtcaaacacaaagatatggagactagtttgtaaacgacggtatcaaggctgtgagtggttgcttcgggaaattgttaagcctgatggtatgtgggctatcacaaaattccgcgaaagacacacttgtgatatggaagaaaatcgagcagatcattataatttagatacaaacatgattgctcaagtattACTTAAAGATGTTGctgaaacgccaaggtaacttatcctacctagtacactatatgtcttatatcgattaaaagatcattactaaatgttgtttgtttaaacttgtgcaggatccccatcaaagattgtattcgaaatgttcaaaccgtatatagtaaaactataagcaacagaaagggatttctcgggcgtagacgcgcttttgagatggtctttggaaattggcatacttcttttcaatcgcCGCCAAGGTATATGacagctctacaacattttaataatggtactgttgtagagtggcggcttatagagggtaaaatcttcaacttcgtattttggacattcaaaccatgcattgatggttttgctcactgccgaccagtgatatccatagatggtacgcatgtatatggtgcctacgacatcaagctcctaattgcaataggaatggatgccaatgggtcaatatttgctcttgctttcgcaattgccgctaacgagagcaacgacacatggggcATCTTTTttacccatttgaaaactcatgttattaaggatcgtaccggcatatgcgtgttgtctaatcgtcataaaggcatattgcacaatatggctaatttaccggggtggcagcccccctttgtttaccatcgctattgtttaaggcacttgaaggcaaatttgcaatcaacgtttcacaatgacactctaaacaaattgatgtggggggctgtgatggagcatcaacaacgaaaatgggctgcaaaaatggatctgatcagggcagtgagtgaacccgcatatgtttggttgatgaagctcgaagttgaaaaatggacgcttcatgctgatggaggcaaaagacgacgcatgctcacaacaaacagctcagagtctttcaatggcttgctgaaatctgcttgAGGACTACCTGttaccgcaatggtgagaatgactttcaagcaggttgtggagcgatttgttgttaggacaaggcaggctagagcgatattagccgacggcgggacatggatgccaaaacccttaaaaaatatggagcattatagaaaaaaaaaagtgagcatcaccaaatgaccgagtatgacccaattcaacatgtgtatgaagttaggacgggttatcgcaacggtaagggtggaaacgtgcataccggttatgaggcaacaagaacatgcacttgcggtaagtggcaaacgtaccacatgccgtgttctcatgctgtcaagtgcttcgagagaatgagaaaaacggtaacaagttatgtggcaggggaatacaaggtccacaattaccttagagcatattccggccaattccacccacttggtaatgaagcttattggccaaacgagccgttttcgatggttgctaacaaggattacatcaagaaattgggcattaactcacggagtcgtagacccaatcaaatggatgttagtgaaagaacttattctcgcaagtgctctacatgtaagcaatatggccatgacaagcgttcgtgtgggcaacaaggccgtggtagtacaaaCACGTCTCGAAGcaatagagcctctagaacttgaagattgtattattattgtaatttattattgtattgctttgaattagtattgtaattaaatggaatgaattattttttaattagtataaacctct
Encoded proteins:
- the LOC132640834 gene encoding uncharacterized protein LOC132640834; translation: MKKYFTKVSNSSSGYHSQSNREENVNHLVAPLQFSQEFDLSSLEADPGERTQILDFHPNHRDAIRRDYLQKRPCQPQLKVFPQTLISGDMRRFNRDWYVEFPDWLEYSLSKDAAYCLYCYLFKANSNRQGGGNVWSGLGFRNWNKKDSLAKHIGGPNSIHSQSKRKCEDLMRQQQSIHAAFDKQLNQDKHGYKIRLAASIRVVRLLVKQGLAFRGHDESKASLNRGNFFEILSFYAQECDKIRSFVLEKAPQNDQMTCPMIQKEIVLACKIETIKGIIKELNGDYFSLLVDESFDVSRKEQMAVVLRYVDRRGFVMERLLDIVHVKNTSALALKGAIVNLLSQHSLSLSCVRGQCYDGASNMQGDINGLKMLIKKESRSAHPIHCFAHQLQLTLVGVSKKCLQVGELVHLVSDILNVLVASYKRMDEYRESQRKRIQEALEKGELKTGRGLHQELGISRACDTRWGSHFKSFNCFILQFGTIMDVLDTIVETAHSLCHDPTP